The Apteryx mantelli isolate bAptMan1 chromosome Z, bAptMan1.hap1, whole genome shotgun sequence genome has a segment encoding these proteins:
- the VLDLR gene encoding very low-density lipoprotein receptor isoform X2 — MRSGRQRGAGSAAAAGGRRRRRRAAPRWARCLLCLLLALGCLRAAADGARAKCEESQFACSNGRCIPLLWKCDGDEDCSDGSDETTCVKKTCAESDFVCNSGQCVPNRWQCDGDPDCEDGSDESAELCHMRTCRVNEISCGPQSTQCIPVSWKCDGERDCDSGEDEENCGNVTCSPAEFTCSSGQCISKNFVCNGQDDCSDGSDELECAPPTCGVHEFQCKSSTCIPVSWVCDDDADCSDQSDESLEQCGRQPAPPVKCTTSEVQCSSGECIHKKWRCDGDPDCKDGSDEINCLALSLASRTCRPDQFRCEDGNCIHGSRQCNGVRDCLDGTDEASCNNVIQCSGPGKFKCRSGECIDISKVCNQQRDCKDWSDEPLKECNINECLVNNGGCSHICRDLVIGYECDCPAGFELVDRKTCGDIDECQNPGICSQICINLKGGYKCECSRGYQMDLATGVCKAVGKEPCLIFTNRRDIRKIGLERKEYIQLVEQLRNTVALDADIAEQKLYWADFSQKAIFSASVDTRDKVGKHIRILDNIQSPAGIAVDWIYKNIYWTDSAAKTISVASLDGMKRKVLFLSELREPASIAVDPLSGFMYWSDWGEPAKIEKAGMNGFDRQQLVTTEIQWPNGIALDLVKSRLYWLDSKLHMLSSVDLNGQDRRLVLKSHMFLPHPLAVTIFEDRVYWIDGENEAVYGANKFTGSELVTLVNNLNDAQDIIVYHELVQPSGKNWCEDNMANGGCSYLCLPAPQINEHSPKYTCACPAEYLLQEDGLRCAGFNISGTVSEVTAAGGTSAAWAVLPVLLLVMAAVAGFFMWRNWQHKNMKSMNFDNPVYLKTTEEDLTIDIGRRSSSVGHTYPAISVVSTDDDMA; from the exons GTGCAAGAGCAAAATGTGAGGAATCCCAATTTGCGTGTAGTAATGGACGCTGTATTCCTTTACTCTGGAAATGTGATGGTGATGAAGACTGTTCGGACGGCAGTGATGAGACTACTTGTG TAAAGAAGACATGTGCTGAATCTGATTTTGTGTGCAACAGTGGTCAGTGTGTGCCTAACAGGTGGCAGTGTGATGGGGATCCGGACTGTGAGGATGGATCTGACGAGAGTGCTGAGCTGTGCC ATATGAGAACATGCCGGGTAAATGAAATCAGCTGTGGTCCTCAGTCAACCCAGTGTATCCCAGTGTCCTGGAAATGTGATGGTGAAAGAGACTGTGACAGTGGAGAAGATGAAGAGAATTGTG GCAATGTGACTTGTAGTCCAGCAGAGTTCACATGCAGTAGCGGGCAGTGTATTTCCAAGAACTTTGTCTGCAATGGCCAAGATGACTGCAGCGATGGCAGTGACGAGCTGGAGTGCGCCCCGCCAACCTGTGGTGTTCATGAGTTCCAGTGCAAGAGCTCCACTTGCATCCCTGTCAGTTGGGTGTGCGATGATGATGCCGACTGCTCAGACCAGTCGGACGAATCTCTAGAGCAATGCGGCCGCCAGCCTGCCCCTCCTGTGAAATGCACCACCAGTGAGGTGCAGTGCAGCTCAGGTGAATGTATTCACAAGAAGTGGCGCTGTGATGGAGATCCTGACTGCAAGGATGGaagtgatgaaataaactgcC TGGCTCTGTCCTTAGCTTCTCGGACCTGCAGACCAGACCAGTTCAGATGTGAAGATGGGAACTGTATCCATGGGAGTAGGCAATGCAATGGTGTGAGAGACTGTCTGGATGGCACTGATGAAGCCAGTTGTAACAATG TCATTCAGTGCTCTGGACCTGGCAAATTCAAGTGCAGAAGTGGAGAATGCATAGACATCAGTAAAGTGTGTAACCAGCAGAGGGACTGCAAGGACTGGAGTGATGAGCCCCTCAAGGAGTGTA ACATAAATGAATGTCTGGTGAACAATGGTGGATGCTCTCATATCTGCAGAGACCTTGTTATTGGCTATGAATGTGACTGCCCAGCTGGGTTTGAACTTGTAGATAGGAAAACATGTGGAG ATATTGATGAGTGCCAAAACCCTGGTATCTGTAGTCAAATCTGTATCAACCTGAAAGGTGGCTACAAATGTGAATGTAGTCGTGGCTATCAAATGGATCTTGCTACTGGAGTGTGCAAGGCAGTAG GGAAAGAGCCATGTCTAATTTTCACCAACCGCCGGGATATCAGGAAGATTGGCCTTGAAAGgaaagaatatattcagctagtagagCAGCTAAGAAACACTGTAGCTCTAGATGCTGACATTGCTGAGCAAAAGCTCTATTGGGCTGACTTCAGCCAAAAAGCAATCTTCAG TGCCTCTGTTGATACTCGTGACAAAGTTGGAAAACACATCAGAATCCTAGACAACATACAGAGCCCAGCTGGAATTGCTGTTGACTGGATTTACAAGAACATCTACTGGACTGACTCAGCTGCAAAGACCATTTCGGTGGCTAGCCTAGATGGCATGAAAAGGAaggttctctttctctctgagcTAAGAGAGCCAGCTTCCATAGCTGTAGATCCTCTCTCCGG CTTTATGTACTGGTCGGACTGGGGTGAGCCAGCAAAAATTGAGAAAGCAGGAATGAACGGATTTGACAGACAGCAGCTTGTGACAACAGAAATCCAATGGCCTAATGGAATTGCTCTAG ATCTTGTAAAAAGCCGTCTGTACTGGCTTGATTCTAAACTGCATATGCTGTCAAGTGTGGACTTGAATGGCCAGGATCGTAGACTTGTGCTAAAGTCTCATATGTTTCTTCCCCATCCTCTTGCTGTAACAATATTTGAG GACCGTGTGTACTGGATTGATGGGGAGAATGAGGCAGTCTATGGTGCCAACAAATTTACCGGATCTGAACTGGTTACTCTAGTAAACAACCTCAATGATGCACAGGACATCATTGTATATCATGAGCTTGTTCAGCCTTCAG GCAAGAACTGGTGTGAAGACAATATGGCAAATGGAGGCTGTAGCTACCTCTGCCTGCCTGCTCCTCAGATAAATGAACACTCTCCGAAGTATACCTGTGCATGTCCTGCTGAATACCTCTTGCAAGAGGATGGTCTGAGATGTGCAG GATTCAACATCAGTGGCACAGTGTCTGAAGTAACAGCTGCTGGAGGGACGTCAGCTGCTTGGGCTGTTCTTCCTGTCT TATTGCTGGTGATGGCTGCAGTGGCTGGCTTCTTCATGTGGCGTAACTGGCAACACAAAAACATGAAAAGCATGAATTTTGATAATCCTGTCTATCTGAAAACAACAGAAGAGGACCTCACAATTGATATTGGAAGACGCAGCAGTTCAGTAGGCCATACCTACCCTGCA ATATCCGTTGTGAGCACAGATGATGACATGGCGTGA
- the VLDLR gene encoding very low-density lipoprotein receptor isoform X5, which yields MRSGRQRGAGSAAAAGGRRRRRRAAPRWARCLLCLLLALGCLRAAADGARAKCEESQFACSNGRCIPLLWKCDGDEDCSDGSDETTCVKKTCAESDFVCNSGQCVPNRWQCDGDPDCEDGSDESAELCHMRTCRVNEISCGPQSTQCIPVSWKCDGERDCDSGEDEENCGNVTCSPAEFTCSSGQCISKNFVCNGQDDCSDGSDELECAPPTCGVHEFQCKSSTCIPVSWVCDDDADCSDQSDESLEQCGRQPAPPVKCTTSEVQCSSGECIHKKWRCDGDPDCKDGSDEINCLALSLASRTCRPDQFRCEDGNCIHGSRQCNGVRDCLDGTDEASCNNVIQCSGPGKFKCRSGECIDISKVCNQQRDCKDWSDEPLKECNINECLVNNGGCSHICRDLVIGYECDCPAGFELVDRKTCGDIDECQNPGICSQICINLKGGYKCECSRGYQMDLATGVCKAVGKEPCLIFTNRRDIRKIGLERKEYIQLVEQLRNTVALDADIAEQKLYWADFSQKAIFSASVDTRDKVGKHIRILDNIQSPAGIAVDWIYKNIYWTDSAAKTISVASLDGMKRKVLFLSELREPASIAVDPLSGFMYWSDWGEPAKIEKAGMNGFDRQQLVTTEIQWPNGIALDLVKSRLYWLDSKLHMLSSVDLNGQDRRLVLKSHMFLPHPLAVTIFEDRVYWIDGENEAVYGANKFTGSELVTLVNNLNDAQDIIVYHELVQPSGKNWCEDNMANGGCSYLCLPAPQINEHSPKYTCACPAEYLLQEDGLRCAVSGTGTTVTYTEAKDTSTTEKSPTVGLVPGGFNISGTVSEVTAAGGTSAAWAVLPVLLLVMAAVAGFFMWRNWQHKNMKSMNFDNPVYLKTTEEDLTIDIGRRSSSVGHTYPAISVVSTDDDMA from the exons GTGCAAGAGCAAAATGTGAGGAATCCCAATTTGCGTGTAGTAATGGACGCTGTATTCCTTTACTCTGGAAATGTGATGGTGATGAAGACTGTTCGGACGGCAGTGATGAGACTACTTGTG TAAAGAAGACATGTGCTGAATCTGATTTTGTGTGCAACAGTGGTCAGTGTGTGCCTAACAGGTGGCAGTGTGATGGGGATCCGGACTGTGAGGATGGATCTGACGAGAGTGCTGAGCTGTGCC ATATGAGAACATGCCGGGTAAATGAAATCAGCTGTGGTCCTCAGTCAACCCAGTGTATCCCAGTGTCCTGGAAATGTGATGGTGAAAGAGACTGTGACAGTGGAGAAGATGAAGAGAATTGTG GCAATGTGACTTGTAGTCCAGCAGAGTTCACATGCAGTAGCGGGCAGTGTATTTCCAAGAACTTTGTCTGCAATGGCCAAGATGACTGCAGCGATGGCAGTGACGAGCTGGAGTGCGCCCCGCCAACCTGTGGTGTTCATGAGTTCCAGTGCAAGAGCTCCACTTGCATCCCTGTCAGTTGGGTGTGCGATGATGATGCCGACTGCTCAGACCAGTCGGACGAATCTCTAGAGCAATGCGGCCGCCAGCCTGCCCCTCCTGTGAAATGCACCACCAGTGAGGTGCAGTGCAGCTCAGGTGAATGTATTCACAAGAAGTGGCGCTGTGATGGAGATCCTGACTGCAAGGATGGaagtgatgaaataaactgcC TGGCTCTGTCCTTAGCTTCTCGGACCTGCAGACCAGACCAGTTCAGATGTGAAGATGGGAACTGTATCCATGGGAGTAGGCAATGCAATGGTGTGAGAGACTGTCTGGATGGCACTGATGAAGCCAGTTGTAACAATG TCATTCAGTGCTCTGGACCTGGCAAATTCAAGTGCAGAAGTGGAGAATGCATAGACATCAGTAAAGTGTGTAACCAGCAGAGGGACTGCAAGGACTGGAGTGATGAGCCCCTCAAGGAGTGTA ACATAAATGAATGTCTGGTGAACAATGGTGGATGCTCTCATATCTGCAGAGACCTTGTTATTGGCTATGAATGTGACTGCCCAGCTGGGTTTGAACTTGTAGATAGGAAAACATGTGGAG ATATTGATGAGTGCCAAAACCCTGGTATCTGTAGTCAAATCTGTATCAACCTGAAAGGTGGCTACAAATGTGAATGTAGTCGTGGCTATCAAATGGATCTTGCTACTGGAGTGTGCAAGGCAGTAG GGAAAGAGCCATGTCTAATTTTCACCAACCGCCGGGATATCAGGAAGATTGGCCTTGAAAGgaaagaatatattcagctagtagagCAGCTAAGAAACACTGTAGCTCTAGATGCTGACATTGCTGAGCAAAAGCTCTATTGGGCTGACTTCAGCCAAAAAGCAATCTTCAG TGCCTCTGTTGATACTCGTGACAAAGTTGGAAAACACATCAGAATCCTAGACAACATACAGAGCCCAGCTGGAATTGCTGTTGACTGGATTTACAAGAACATCTACTGGACTGACTCAGCTGCAAAGACCATTTCGGTGGCTAGCCTAGATGGCATGAAAAGGAaggttctctttctctctgagcTAAGAGAGCCAGCTTCCATAGCTGTAGATCCTCTCTCCGG CTTTATGTACTGGTCGGACTGGGGTGAGCCAGCAAAAATTGAGAAAGCAGGAATGAACGGATTTGACAGACAGCAGCTTGTGACAACAGAAATCCAATGGCCTAATGGAATTGCTCTAG ATCTTGTAAAAAGCCGTCTGTACTGGCTTGATTCTAAACTGCATATGCTGTCAAGTGTGGACTTGAATGGCCAGGATCGTAGACTTGTGCTAAAGTCTCATATGTTTCTTCCCCATCCTCTTGCTGTAACAATATTTGAG GACCGTGTGTACTGGATTGATGGGGAGAATGAGGCAGTCTATGGTGCCAACAAATTTACCGGATCTGAACTGGTTACTCTAGTAAACAACCTCAATGATGCACAGGACATCATTGTATATCATGAGCTTGTTCAGCCTTCAG GCAAGAACTGGTGTGAAGACAATATGGCAAATGGAGGCTGTAGCTACCTCTGCCTGCCTGCTCCTCAGATAAATGAACACTCTCCGAAGTATACCTGTGCATGTCCTGCTGAATACCTCTTGCAAGAGGATGGTCTGAGATGTGCAG TTTCAGGTACTGGAACAACTGTGACTTACACTGAGGCTAAAGATACCAGCACAACAGAAAAATCTCCAACTGTTGGACTAGTTCCTGGAG GATTCAACATCAGTGGCACAGTGTCTGAAGTAACAGCTGCTGGAGGGACGTCAGCTGCTTGGGCTGTTCTTCCTGTCT TATTGCTGGTGATGGCTGCAGTGGCTGGCTTCTTCATGTGGCGTAACTGGCAACACAAAAACATGAAAAGCATGAATTTTGATAATCCTGTCTATCTGAAAACAACAGAAGAGGACCTCACAATTGATATTGGAAGACGCAGCAGTTCAGTAGGCCATACCTACCCTGCA ATATCCGTTGTGAGCACAGATGATGACATGGCGTGA
- the VLDLR gene encoding very low-density lipoprotein receptor isoform X3, whose product MRSGRQRGAGSAAAAGGRRRRRRAAPRWARCLLCLLLALGCLRAAADGARAKCEESQFACSNGRCIPLLWKCDGDEDCSDGSDETTCVKKTCAESDFVCNSGQCVPNRWQCDGDPDCEDGSDESAELCHMRTCRVNEISCGPQSTQCIPVSWKCDGERDCDSGEDEENCGNVTCSPAEFTCSSGQCISKNFVCNGQDDCSDGSDELECAPPTCGVHEFQCKSSTCIPVSWVCDDDADCSDQSDESLEQCGRQPAPPVKCTTSEVQCSSGECIHKKWRCDGDPDCKDGSDEINCPSRTCRPDQFRCEDGNCIHGSRQCNGVRDCLDGTDEASCNNVIQCSGPGKFKCRSGECIDISKVCNQQRDCKDWSDEPLKECNINECLVNNGGCSHICRDLVIGYECDCPAGFELVDRKTCGDIDECQNPGICSQICINLKGGYKCECSRGYQMDLATGVCKAVGKEPCLIFTNRRDIRKIGLERKEYIQLVEQLRNTVALDADIAEQKLYWADFSQKAIFSASVDTRDKVGKHIRILDNIQSPAGIAVDWIYKNIYWTDSAAKTISVASLDGMKRKVLFLSELREPASIAVDPLSGFMYWSDWGEPAKIEKAGMNGFDRQQLVTTEIQWPNGIALDLVKSRLYWLDSKLHMLSSVDLNGQDRRLVLKSHMFLPHPLAVTIFEDRVYWIDGENEAVYGANKFTGSELVTLVNNLNDAQDIIVYHELVQPSGKNWCEDNMANGGCSYLCLPAPQINEHSPKYTCACPAEYLLQEDGLRCAGFNISGTVSEVTAAGGTSAAWAVLPVLLLVMAAVAGFFMWRNWQHKNMKSMNFDNPVYLKTTEEDLTIDIGRRSSSVGHTYPAISVVSTDDDMA is encoded by the exons GTGCAAGAGCAAAATGTGAGGAATCCCAATTTGCGTGTAGTAATGGACGCTGTATTCCTTTACTCTGGAAATGTGATGGTGATGAAGACTGTTCGGACGGCAGTGATGAGACTACTTGTG TAAAGAAGACATGTGCTGAATCTGATTTTGTGTGCAACAGTGGTCAGTGTGTGCCTAACAGGTGGCAGTGTGATGGGGATCCGGACTGTGAGGATGGATCTGACGAGAGTGCTGAGCTGTGCC ATATGAGAACATGCCGGGTAAATGAAATCAGCTGTGGTCCTCAGTCAACCCAGTGTATCCCAGTGTCCTGGAAATGTGATGGTGAAAGAGACTGTGACAGTGGAGAAGATGAAGAGAATTGTG GCAATGTGACTTGTAGTCCAGCAGAGTTCACATGCAGTAGCGGGCAGTGTATTTCCAAGAACTTTGTCTGCAATGGCCAAGATGACTGCAGCGATGGCAGTGACGAGCTGGAGTGCGCCCCGCCAACCTGTGGTGTTCATGAGTTCCAGTGCAAGAGCTCCACTTGCATCCCTGTCAGTTGGGTGTGCGATGATGATGCCGACTGCTCAGACCAGTCGGACGAATCTCTAGAGCAATGCGGCCGCCAGCCTGCCCCTCCTGTGAAATGCACCACCAGTGAGGTGCAGTGCAGCTCAGGTGAATGTATTCACAAGAAGTGGCGCTGTGATGGAGATCCTGACTGCAAGGATGGaagtgatgaaataaactgcC CTTCTCGGACCTGCAGACCAGACCAGTTCAGATGTGAAGATGGGAACTGTATCCATGGGAGTAGGCAATGCAATGGTGTGAGAGACTGTCTGGATGGCACTGATGAAGCCAGTTGTAACAATG TCATTCAGTGCTCTGGACCTGGCAAATTCAAGTGCAGAAGTGGAGAATGCATAGACATCAGTAAAGTGTGTAACCAGCAGAGGGACTGCAAGGACTGGAGTGATGAGCCCCTCAAGGAGTGTA ACATAAATGAATGTCTGGTGAACAATGGTGGATGCTCTCATATCTGCAGAGACCTTGTTATTGGCTATGAATGTGACTGCCCAGCTGGGTTTGAACTTGTAGATAGGAAAACATGTGGAG ATATTGATGAGTGCCAAAACCCTGGTATCTGTAGTCAAATCTGTATCAACCTGAAAGGTGGCTACAAATGTGAATGTAGTCGTGGCTATCAAATGGATCTTGCTACTGGAGTGTGCAAGGCAGTAG GGAAAGAGCCATGTCTAATTTTCACCAACCGCCGGGATATCAGGAAGATTGGCCTTGAAAGgaaagaatatattcagctagtagagCAGCTAAGAAACACTGTAGCTCTAGATGCTGACATTGCTGAGCAAAAGCTCTATTGGGCTGACTTCAGCCAAAAAGCAATCTTCAG TGCCTCTGTTGATACTCGTGACAAAGTTGGAAAACACATCAGAATCCTAGACAACATACAGAGCCCAGCTGGAATTGCTGTTGACTGGATTTACAAGAACATCTACTGGACTGACTCAGCTGCAAAGACCATTTCGGTGGCTAGCCTAGATGGCATGAAAAGGAaggttctctttctctctgagcTAAGAGAGCCAGCTTCCATAGCTGTAGATCCTCTCTCCGG CTTTATGTACTGGTCGGACTGGGGTGAGCCAGCAAAAATTGAGAAAGCAGGAATGAACGGATTTGACAGACAGCAGCTTGTGACAACAGAAATCCAATGGCCTAATGGAATTGCTCTAG ATCTTGTAAAAAGCCGTCTGTACTGGCTTGATTCTAAACTGCATATGCTGTCAAGTGTGGACTTGAATGGCCAGGATCGTAGACTTGTGCTAAAGTCTCATATGTTTCTTCCCCATCCTCTTGCTGTAACAATATTTGAG GACCGTGTGTACTGGATTGATGGGGAGAATGAGGCAGTCTATGGTGCCAACAAATTTACCGGATCTGAACTGGTTACTCTAGTAAACAACCTCAATGATGCACAGGACATCATTGTATATCATGAGCTTGTTCAGCCTTCAG GCAAGAACTGGTGTGAAGACAATATGGCAAATGGAGGCTGTAGCTACCTCTGCCTGCCTGCTCCTCAGATAAATGAACACTCTCCGAAGTATACCTGTGCATGTCCTGCTGAATACCTCTTGCAAGAGGATGGTCTGAGATGTGCAG GATTCAACATCAGTGGCACAGTGTCTGAAGTAACAGCTGCTGGAGGGACGTCAGCTGCTTGGGCTGTTCTTCCTGTCT TATTGCTGGTGATGGCTGCAGTGGCTGGCTTCTTCATGTGGCGTAACTGGCAACACAAAAACATGAAAAGCATGAATTTTGATAATCCTGTCTATCTGAAAACAACAGAAGAGGACCTCACAATTGATATTGGAAGACGCAGCAGTTCAGTAGGCCATACCTACCCTGCA ATATCCGTTGTGAGCACAGATGATGACATGGCGTGA
- the VLDLR gene encoding very low-density lipoprotein receptor isoform X4: MRSGRQRGAGSAAAAGGRRRRRRAAPRWARCLLCLLLALGCLRAAADGARAKCEESQFACSNGRCIPLLWKCDGDEDCSDGSDETTCDMRTCRVNEISCGPQSTQCIPVSWKCDGERDCDSGEDEENCGNVTCSPAEFTCSSGQCISKNFVCNGQDDCSDGSDELECAPPTCGVHEFQCKSSTCIPVSWVCDDDADCSDQSDESLEQCGRQPAPPVKCTTSEVQCSSGECIHKKWRCDGDPDCKDGSDEINCLALSLASRTCRPDQFRCEDGNCIHGSRQCNGVRDCLDGTDEASCNNVIQCSGPGKFKCRSGECIDISKVCNQQRDCKDWSDEPLKECNINECLVNNGGCSHICRDLVIGYECDCPAGFELVDRKTCGDIDECQNPGICSQICINLKGGYKCECSRGYQMDLATGVCKAVGKEPCLIFTNRRDIRKIGLERKEYIQLVEQLRNTVALDADIAEQKLYWADFSQKAIFSASVDTRDKVGKHIRILDNIQSPAGIAVDWIYKNIYWTDSAAKTISVASLDGMKRKVLFLSELREPASIAVDPLSGFMYWSDWGEPAKIEKAGMNGFDRQQLVTTEIQWPNGIALDLVKSRLYWLDSKLHMLSSVDLNGQDRRLVLKSHMFLPHPLAVTIFEDRVYWIDGENEAVYGANKFTGSELVTLVNNLNDAQDIIVYHELVQPSGKNWCEDNMANGGCSYLCLPAPQINEHSPKYTCACPAEYLLQEDGLRCAVSGTGTTVTYTEAKDTSTTEKSPTVGLVPGGFNISGTVSEVTAAGGTSAAWAVLPVLLLVMAAVAGFFMWRNWQHKNMKSMNFDNPVYLKTTEEDLTIDIGRRSSSVGHTYPAISVVSTDDDMA, encoded by the exons GTGCAAGAGCAAAATGTGAGGAATCCCAATTTGCGTGTAGTAATGGACGCTGTATTCCTTTACTCTGGAAATGTGATGGTGATGAAGACTGTTCGGACGGCAGTGATGAGACTACTTGTG ATATGAGAACATGCCGGGTAAATGAAATCAGCTGTGGTCCTCAGTCAACCCAGTGTATCCCAGTGTCCTGGAAATGTGATGGTGAAAGAGACTGTGACAGTGGAGAAGATGAAGAGAATTGTG GCAATGTGACTTGTAGTCCAGCAGAGTTCACATGCAGTAGCGGGCAGTGTATTTCCAAGAACTTTGTCTGCAATGGCCAAGATGACTGCAGCGATGGCAGTGACGAGCTGGAGTGCGCCCCGCCAACCTGTGGTGTTCATGAGTTCCAGTGCAAGAGCTCCACTTGCATCCCTGTCAGTTGGGTGTGCGATGATGATGCCGACTGCTCAGACCAGTCGGACGAATCTCTAGAGCAATGCGGCCGCCAGCCTGCCCCTCCTGTGAAATGCACCACCAGTGAGGTGCAGTGCAGCTCAGGTGAATGTATTCACAAGAAGTGGCGCTGTGATGGAGATCCTGACTGCAAGGATGGaagtgatgaaataaactgcC TGGCTCTGTCCTTAGCTTCTCGGACCTGCAGACCAGACCAGTTCAGATGTGAAGATGGGAACTGTATCCATGGGAGTAGGCAATGCAATGGTGTGAGAGACTGTCTGGATGGCACTGATGAAGCCAGTTGTAACAATG TCATTCAGTGCTCTGGACCTGGCAAATTCAAGTGCAGAAGTGGAGAATGCATAGACATCAGTAAAGTGTGTAACCAGCAGAGGGACTGCAAGGACTGGAGTGATGAGCCCCTCAAGGAGTGTA ACATAAATGAATGTCTGGTGAACAATGGTGGATGCTCTCATATCTGCAGAGACCTTGTTATTGGCTATGAATGTGACTGCCCAGCTGGGTTTGAACTTGTAGATAGGAAAACATGTGGAG ATATTGATGAGTGCCAAAACCCTGGTATCTGTAGTCAAATCTGTATCAACCTGAAAGGTGGCTACAAATGTGAATGTAGTCGTGGCTATCAAATGGATCTTGCTACTGGAGTGTGCAAGGCAGTAG GGAAAGAGCCATGTCTAATTTTCACCAACCGCCGGGATATCAGGAAGATTGGCCTTGAAAGgaaagaatatattcagctagtagagCAGCTAAGAAACACTGTAGCTCTAGATGCTGACATTGCTGAGCAAAAGCTCTATTGGGCTGACTTCAGCCAAAAAGCAATCTTCAG TGCCTCTGTTGATACTCGTGACAAAGTTGGAAAACACATCAGAATCCTAGACAACATACAGAGCCCAGCTGGAATTGCTGTTGACTGGATTTACAAGAACATCTACTGGACTGACTCAGCTGCAAAGACCATTTCGGTGGCTAGCCTAGATGGCATGAAAAGGAaggttctctttctctctgagcTAAGAGAGCCAGCTTCCATAGCTGTAGATCCTCTCTCCGG CTTTATGTACTGGTCGGACTGGGGTGAGCCAGCAAAAATTGAGAAAGCAGGAATGAACGGATTTGACAGACAGCAGCTTGTGACAACAGAAATCCAATGGCCTAATGGAATTGCTCTAG ATCTTGTAAAAAGCCGTCTGTACTGGCTTGATTCTAAACTGCATATGCTGTCAAGTGTGGACTTGAATGGCCAGGATCGTAGACTTGTGCTAAAGTCTCATATGTTTCTTCCCCATCCTCTTGCTGTAACAATATTTGAG GACCGTGTGTACTGGATTGATGGGGAGAATGAGGCAGTCTATGGTGCCAACAAATTTACCGGATCTGAACTGGTTACTCTAGTAAACAACCTCAATGATGCACAGGACATCATTGTATATCATGAGCTTGTTCAGCCTTCAG GCAAGAACTGGTGTGAAGACAATATGGCAAATGGAGGCTGTAGCTACCTCTGCCTGCCTGCTCCTCAGATAAATGAACACTCTCCGAAGTATACCTGTGCATGTCCTGCTGAATACCTCTTGCAAGAGGATGGTCTGAGATGTGCAG TTTCAGGTACTGGAACAACTGTGACTTACACTGAGGCTAAAGATACCAGCACAACAGAAAAATCTCCAACTGTTGGACTAGTTCCTGGAG GATTCAACATCAGTGGCACAGTGTCTGAAGTAACAGCTGCTGGAGGGACGTCAGCTGCTTGGGCTGTTCTTCCTGTCT TATTGCTGGTGATGGCTGCAGTGGCTGGCTTCTTCATGTGGCGTAACTGGCAACACAAAAACATGAAAAGCATGAATTTTGATAATCCTGTCTATCTGAAAACAACAGAAGAGGACCTCACAATTGATATTGGAAGACGCAGCAGTTCAGTAGGCCATACCTACCCTGCA ATATCCGTTGTGAGCACAGATGATGACATGGCGTGA